Proteins encoded within one genomic window of Hermetia illucens chromosome 2, iHerIll2.2.curated.20191125, whole genome shotgun sequence:
- the LOC119650316 gene encoding uncharacterized protein LOC119650316 produces MRLGITLGVLISTLWILHDCNANRAYKAECGEKEVYVPFQEDSDEPERYRVCFSKTGDSMEYICPKCLIFNKITRSCTVSFNDGPAVKCTSEKEKLRDTDDTTCKGYYECLLEGDKLVPKKKTCDGYFNVLLRDCVPLDEYFCGDDGGPDCDNPDFQDKNWVNKESCNSYYECVEDVRVFRKCPSGEIFDAHARKCTKEVKDKCKAEESAPGLLVDLETMCKGKVGKFLADPYYCKAYYYCIDELTPYWSTCDPDRYFTNGTCSKTRPNSCTCEDIDWDKNGKDSEKVPDNSNESKYYVCRKSKLPEEKTCPSGTKYDPVKNYCYE; encoded by the coding sequence GCATCACTTTAGGAGTACTAATATCGACTCTATGGATTCTCCATGATTGCAATGCTAACCGTGCCTATAAGGCAGAATGTGGAGAAAAGGAGGTATACGTTCCCTTTCAAGAGGACAGCGACGAACCCGAGAGATATCGAGTATGTTTTAGTAAAACAGGAGATTCCATGGAATATATTTGCCCGAAATGTctcatttttaataaaataacgaGAAGCTGCACTGTTTCGTTTAATGATGGACCTGCTGTGAAATGCACTAGCGAAAAAGAGAAACTGCGAGACACGGACGACACAACTTGCAAAGGATATTACGAATGTCTACTTGAAGGAGATAAGCTGGTACCTAAGAAGAAGACCTGTGATGGATACTTCAATGTGCTTTTACGAGATTGTGTTCCTTTGGATGAATATTTTTGCGGAGATGATGGCGGCCCTGATTGTGATAATCCAGATTTTCAGGATAAAAACTGGGTTAACAAAGAAAGTTGTAACTCCTACTATGAATGTGTCGAGGATGTTCGTGTGTTCCGAAAATGCCCCAGTGGAGAGATTTTTGATGCACATGCTCGAAAGTGTACGAAGGAAGTCAAAGATAAATGCAAAGCTGAAGAATCGGCCCCCGGTTTACTGGTGGATCTAGAAACTatgtgcaaaggaaaggttgGAAAATTCCTTGCAGATCCCTACTATTGCAAAGCTTACTACTATTGTATTGACGAATTAACCCCTTACTGGAGTACCTGTGATCCCGATAGATATTTTACGAATGGAACGTGCAGTAAAACAAGGCCTAATAGCTGCACTTGCGAAGATATAGACTGGGATaaaaatggcaaggattcagaAAAGGTTCCAGATAATTCTAATGAATCAAAGTATTACGTGTGCAGAAAATCAAAACTTCCCGAGGAAAAGACGTGTCCATCGGGCACAAAATACGATCCAGTGAAAAACTATTGTTATGAGTGA